One Hordeum vulgare subsp. vulgare chromosome 4H, MorexV3_pseudomolecules_assembly, whole genome shotgun sequence DNA window includes the following coding sequences:
- the LOC123450569 gene encoding activating signal cointegrator 1-like: MRGGGGGGPQGAAMRGGGGGGLWNPCLTMHQPWASLLVHGIKRVEGRSWSSPVTGRLWIHAASKVPDPDTVTAMEDFYREIYAVDGVHHIDFPRHYPVSRLLGCVDVVGCVTSEELVCWEDVPQSVRLEGLTDFCWLCENPQKLVVPFEMRGYQGVYNLERRVYEGAARGLSPVQGPLPVKFPLPDPRNPLSLKPGSLNFDSSKSALVKTESVSAAIAGARASATQYSRKGSSAARISSYASLCSW; encoded by the exons ATGCGCGGCGGGGGCGGCGGTGGACCACAAGGAGCGGCGATGCGcggcgggggcggcggtgggctgtGGAACCCGTGCCTGACGATGCACCAGCCGTGGGCGTCGCTGCTGGTGCACGGCATCAAGCGCGTGGAGGGCCGCTCCTGGTCGTCGCCGGTCACAGGCCGCTTATGGATCCACGCCGCATCCAAGGTGCCCGACCCCGACACCGTCACCGCCATGGAGGACTTTTACCGGGAGATCTACGCCGTCGACGGCGTCCACCACATCGACTTCCCCCGCCACTACCCCGTATCCCGCCTCCTCG GATGCGTCGACGTGGTCGGTTGTGTCACGTCTGAGGAGCTCGTCTGCTGGGAGGACGTGCCTCAATCA GTCAGGCTTGAAGGCTTGACTGACTTCTGCTGGCTGTGCGAGAATCCGCAG AAGCTGGTGGTTCCCTTTGAGATGCGCGGTTACCAGGGTGTGTACAATTTGGAGAGAAGG GTCTATgagggagcagccaggggccttTCGCCTGTTCAAGGTCCACTGCCGGTCAAGTTCCCGCTTCCAGATCCCAGAAACCCCTTGTCTCTCAAGCCGGGATCTCTCAATTTCGACTCTTCAAAGTCCGCCCTGGTCAAGACTGAGAGTGTTTCTGCAGCGATAGCCGGGGCTAGAGCTTCCGCGACTCAGTATTCGAGGAAGGGTAGTAGTGCTGCCAGGATCTCGTCGTATGCAAGCCTTTGCTCATGGTGA